In Ferroplasma sp., a single window of DNA contains:
- a CDS encoding glycosyltransferase family A protein produces the protein MVYSSIIIFDFKRPDFVEKAVNFLIKESSGTDSEIILIKSYKDPKIEKFLDDNNIVYADLLDKNKQSDYIKTACKVASGEILTFMDDDDIFYPGKIKYVSDIFKANKDLGYYHNNFDTIDENGNPKINRNYKTPEFETLYIENKEKASFFKRNKNLKLMLKIRPDFNSSSIAIRKIILSEYQENYDFNVRPDSFIFALSLMSKMDLMLDDKVLTHYRIYSGNVSTSYNATVDKLRETFMEAFSSGISMFDIIKTIVNGSAYENYIELRIINLKLAYNFWSLSRTYKVNLGSKFLALSIDLIHESGYIILSAMPVFIKLKAMKIFYHAK, from the coding sequence ATGGTTTATTCCTCGATAATAATTTTTGATTTCAAAAGACCTGATTTCGTGGAGAAAGCAGTTAATTTTCTCATAAAGGAAAGTTCAGGAACAGATTCAGAAATTATACTGATAAAGAGTTACAAGGATCCTAAGATAGAAAAATTTCTGGATGATAACAATATTGTGTACGCCGATCTTTTAGATAAAAACAAACAGAGTGATTACATAAAAACCGCCTGTAAGGTTGCATCTGGTGAAATACTGACATTTATGGATGATGATGATATTTTCTATCCGGGGAAAATCAAATACGTATCTGACATTTTTAAGGCCAATAAAGATTTAGGATACTACCACAATAATTTTGATACCATTGATGAAAATGGGAATCCTAAAATAAATAGGAATTATAAAACGCCTGAATTTGAAACCCTATATATTGAGAATAAAGAAAAGGCTTCCTTCTTTAAAAGGAATAAAAACCTGAAACTTATGCTGAAAATCAGGCCTGATTTCAATAGCAGCTCCATAGCCATAAGAAAAATTATTCTCTCAGAATATCAGGAAAACTATGATTTCAATGTAAGGCCAGACTCTTTTATCTTTGCCCTGTCTCTTATGTCCAAAATGGATCTTATGCTGGATGATAAGGTACTGACACATTATAGAATATACAGTGGCAATGTAAGCACATCCTATAATGCCACTGTGGATAAATTAAGGGAAACATTCATGGAGGCATTTTCCTCAGGAATTTCCATGTTTGATATTATAAAAACTATAGTAAATGGTAGTGCCTATGAAAATTATATCGAACTTAGAATCATAAATTTAAAACTGGCATATAATTTCTGGTCTTTAAGCAGAACATATAAGGTAAATTTAGGGAGCAAATTTCTAGCTCTGAGTATAGACTTAATCCATGAATCTGGATATATAATATTATCAGCAATGCCCGTATTTATAAAATTGAAAGCAATGAAGATATTTTATCATGCTAAATAA
- a CDS encoding oligosaccharide flippase family protein, whose protein sequence is MSDKSESFESGIALQYSAVISMFIFSTLFYFIIAHLLSTTLVGSISLIYAIISIFSVFFVIGFSAGIEHFVAFHLSRNNYGNVKSLIKKTGVFAIISAVMAYTVVYAIAPYIAMVLFHSLYYVDFIRISGIAIAGAILMNIFSSMLLGLKRYRQYSMGYLFVNISSYIIPIGLLFIFRTAIYVIIGISIADFINAGIYISLLSKSYCLLGDSNKTERIEPFATMVVYSLPLFFSSIMTTSGTYMDRIIVSYFINLSYLGIYNYALVIASVAAVLTMPISNLLIPKLSGYFSLDDRTGFRDTVKMLLNISSMIYIPGAMGIAAISRITLYIFAGPAYVIAYIPLIIIMFVTSLFIGTVILASAVKSVQKSRIFILSSGASLLSNIILSIVLIPHLNIIGAGIAYSSMTTVNFAIIYAYARKLRISNYDIRTVLKIWGSSIILFTVIFTLQFFVPYNIFSEVGLILGGIVIYIMEVKFMKLIGAPEMEFIISIIPSRFSVLRRLIARL, encoded by the coding sequence TTGAGTGATAAATCAGAGTCCTTTGAGTCAGGAATAGCATTACAGTATTCAGCAGTAATTTCCATGTTTATTTTTTCAACATTATTTTATTTTATTATAGCACATTTATTGTCAACAACCCTGGTGGGTTCTATATCTCTTATATACGCTATTATAAGCATTTTTTCTGTATTTTTTGTAATAGGATTTTCAGCCGGCATTGAGCACTTTGTTGCCTTCCATCTCTCCAGAAATAACTATGGAAACGTTAAATCACTGATAAAAAAAACAGGAGTGTTTGCCATTATTTCGGCTGTAATGGCATATACCGTGGTATACGCTATTGCCCCCTATATTGCCATGGTGCTGTTCCACTCACTTTATTATGTCGATTTTATAAGAATATCAGGGATTGCCATAGCCGGGGCAATACTCATGAATATATTTTCATCCATGCTTCTCGGTTTAAAACGTTACAGGCAATACTCAATGGGATACCTCTTTGTTAATATATCATCTTATATTATACCAATAGGACTTTTATTCATATTCAGGACAGCCATATATGTAATCATAGGCATATCAATTGCAGATTTTATTAATGCAGGAATTTATATCTCCTTGCTGTCTAAGTCCTACTGCCTTCTGGGAGACAGCAATAAAACTGAAAGAATAGAGCCCTTTGCCACAATGGTGGTATATTCGCTCCCATTGTTTTTTTCATCCATAATGACCACCAGCGGAACATATATGGATAGAATAATAGTTTCATATTTTATCAATCTTTCATATCTGGGAATATACAACTATGCGCTTGTGATAGCCAGTGTTGCAGCTGTGCTCACCATGCCCATATCCAACCTCCTGATACCGAAGCTATCCGGGTACTTTTCCCTTGATGACAGAACCGGATTCAGGGATACTGTAAAAATGCTGCTTAATATATCATCAATGATTTATATACCCGGTGCCATGGGTATAGCTGCAATCTCTAGAATCACATTATACATATTCGCAGGGCCAGCCTATGTAATAGCCTATATCCCTCTCATAATTATCATGTTTGTCACCTCATTGTTCATAGGAACTGTAATACTGGCATCGGCTGTTAAAAGTGTCCAGAAAAGCAGGATATTCATATTATCTTCTGGTGCCTCCCTGCTGTCTAACATTATATTATCAATAGTGCTTATACCTCATTTAAATATAATAGGTGCAGGTATAGCCTATTCTTCCATGACAACTGTGAATTTTGCCATAATATATGCATATGCAAGAAAACTTAGAATATCCAATTATGATATAAGAACTGTGCTTAAAATATGGGGTTCATCAATTATTCTTTTCACAGTAATATTCACATTACAATTCTTTGTTCCTTATAACATATTTTCCGAGGTAGGGCTCATACTGGGTGGAATTGTAATATACATTATGGAAGTAAAATTCATGAAATTAATAGGTGCTCCTGAGATGGAATTTATTATATCCATTATACCATCAAGGTTTTCAGTGCTCAGAAGGCTGATAGCCAGACTTTAA
- a CDS encoding glycosyltransferase family 2 protein has product MLFIYGTVYNSRNRVLSSLDSIMKINIEKRIFIIDNYSTDGTYELLCDNADKYNLMVRQEKCTRGWGRHLAIEMAEQYAKENDMFFFIDLDTVYNNNFVSLIEFGYNNMDKNSVFLDNHLCYYEANHNVQWKDLTAAEDVEREARFISLGYKLTYPDHEITYEENEKVSFDREKRYAHGREYYRRKVLSYQDYIRGAGCNNMRNMVFYIRNARVRKRFYLAYALIYLYVKMFKEIYNYYDNSEKTNIELIREKSVFIPVSI; this is encoded by the coding sequence ATGCTATTTATCTACGGAACTGTTTATAATTCCAGAAATAGGGTTTTATCCTCACTGGATTCAATTATGAAGATTAATATTGAAAAGAGGATTTTTATCATAGACAATTATTCCACAGATGGAACCTATGAACTTCTATGTGATAATGCAGATAAATACAACTTAATGGTAAGACAGGAAAAGTGCACAAGGGGCTGGGGCAGGCATCTTGCCATTGAAATGGCGGAGCAATACGCTAAGGAAAATGATATGTTCTTCTTTATAGACCTTGATACTGTTTACAATAATAATTTTGTTAGCTTAATTGAATTCGGATACAATAACATGGATAAAAATTCTGTTTTTCTGGATAACCATCTGTGCTATTATGAGGCAAACCATAATGTTCAATGGAAAGATTTAACCGCTGCTGAGGACGTTGAGAGGGAGGCAAGGTTCATATCACTGGGCTATAAATTAACATACCCAGACCATGAAATCACATATGAGGAGAATGAAAAGGTTTCATTTGACCGTGAGAAAAGATATGCGCATGGCAGGGAGTACTATAGGAGAAAAGTACTATCCTACCAGGATTATATAAGGGGTGCAGGCTGCAATAATATGAGGAATATGGTGTTTTATATACGAAATGCAAGAGTCAGGAAAAGGTTCTATCTAGCCTATGCTTTGATATATTTATATGTTAAGATGTTTAAAGAAATCTATAATTATTACGATAATTCAGAAAAAACAAATATCGAATTGATAAGGGAAAAATCTGTATTTATTCCGGTAAGCATATAA
- a CDS encoding DUF2079 domain-containing protein: protein MGKNIPSKLRDLIVKKPYNTIAFLISVSFAILFSIFSVIQYYAVGTSAYDLGINAQELWGFIHTGNFFTPLLDENAFVQHFTIFKFIQVPLYYIFPSPITLMVFEDVFIAIAGYLIYLISNEIFKIRINSEKKIFMISLILLISYEISPYVESLVSFPFHNMAFLPFFFLLAFYAFITSRRILQIISILFIISLHANFVYIVAVLLVYEFLYLHTYNGVKIKIWLSRASKPGGTKDFIILVISIVLLYGYVVMAGIIKLHIAGISSYSLTPSTGESGSPVGSPLALIGLAFHNPQELISIINVNKGEKMFYIKFMYESTGYIAIFSPLSFIMDLPYILYALPSSYSSYYQIGYQYSALIIGAVYISTIMGCYNIIRLYDYFKGNFNEKSAMNINKYWSGNRGEKRIMAICTVIVIAIIIAMVPYGLFSPPHIQQSPYHDPMNDIFEEHISAVPEYLTHFSDQIPQSSYILTENTLMPYFSNHLNVYASPYTPGYYNNLSRFQYIVLQNNSAWANINGNHSLEVIMKQVLHNGTFSVIDKNSPDGIVILKNNNIKASQIRK from the coding sequence ATGGGTAAGAACATTCCTAGCAAATTAAGAGATTTAATTGTAAAAAAGCCGTATAATACTATTGCTTTCCTTATCTCGGTTTCATTTGCCATTCTATTCTCAATCTTTTCAGTCATACAGTACTATGCAGTAGGTACATCAGCCTACGATCTTGGCATTAATGCCCAGGAGCTATGGGGCTTTATCCATACAGGGAACTTTTTCACTCCACTATTAGATGAAAACGCATTTGTACAGCATTTTACTATTTTTAAATTTATTCAAGTTCCACTCTATTATATATTTCCCTCGCCTATAACATTAATGGTTTTTGAGGATGTATTTATCGCCATTGCAGGATATCTTATATATTTAATATCCAATGAAATTTTTAAAATTAGAATTAATTCTGAGAAGAAAATTTTTATGATTTCACTAATTTTACTAATTTCATATGAAATATCTCCCTATGTTGAAAGCCTTGTTTCATTTCCATTTCACAATATGGCATTTCTCCCTTTTTTCTTTTTATTAGCCTTTTATGCTTTTATTACCAGCAGGAGGATTTTACAGATAATTTCCATTCTATTTATAATATCGTTACATGCCAACTTTGTGTATATAGTTGCAGTATTGCTTGTATACGAGTTTTTGTATCTTCATACATACAATGGAGTAAAAATAAAAATATGGCTATCCAGAGCATCCAAACCAGGCGGAACAAAAGACTTTATTATATTGGTCATTTCAATAGTATTGCTTTACGGTTACGTTGTAATGGCCGGAATAATTAAGTTACACATAGCAGGGATATCATCCTATTCCCTCACACCGTCGACTGGAGAATCTGGCTCTCCGGTTGGCTCACCTTTGGCGCTAATAGGCCTGGCATTCCATAATCCACAGGAATTAATATCTATAATTAATGTAAATAAAGGCGAGAAGATGTTTTATATTAAATTTATGTATGAAAGTACTGGTTATATAGCCATATTTTCACCCTTATCGTTTATAATGGATTTACCATACATCTTATATGCCCTACCCTCATCCTATTCCTCATATTACCAGATAGGATACCAGTACTCTGCCTTGATTATAGGTGCAGTGTACATCTCCACAATAATGGGTTGTTATAATATAATAAGGCTCTATGATTATTTTAAGGGTAATTTTAATGAGAAAAGTGCCATGAATATAAATAAATACTGGAGCGGTAATAGAGGGGAAAAAAGAATTATGGCCATATGCACCGTTATTGTAATAGCGATAATTATTGCAATGGTGCCATATGGCCTGTTCTCACCGCCACATATTCAACAATCACCCTATCATGACCCGATGAACGATATATTTGAAGAGCATATTTCAGCTGTGCCAGAATACTTAACGCATTTCTCCGATCAGATTCCCCAAAGTTCATATATACTAACTGAAAACACATTGATGCCTTATTTCAGCAATCATTTAAATGTATACGCCTCGCCATACACACCCGGGTACTATAATAATCTTTCCAGATTTCAGTACATTGTTCTTCAGAATAATTCAGCATGGGCAAACATTAATGGAAATCATTCTCTGGAGGTCATAATGAAACAAGTGCTTCATAACGGGACTTTTTCTGTAATTGATAAAAATAGCCCTGATGGCATTGTCATTCTAAAAAACAATAATATAAAAGCATCACAAATCCGAAAATAA
- a CDS encoding glycosyltransferase, translating into MKLLILYHSNILPPKPGADEHIYTTAKLLSGTYNVTVLTWGSGISKRLEDTNLKIIHMGSDSEAVATVKYGKIPGFIMDILSYTGIRYIPFLRKARGPSIKQFKRLNLGFFDIAIRISYNNNRILKYLEKFQGTKIIEFALVSGLPHYLNNKNKWLVYTNNSSALSSEILDIVHKIMSRMVFWFYVSSLSSHNVIAVSEYDKLVLEKIKNFKVEYIPPLHNFGDRLDIHSDQNSILFFSGNDLSARIATEYILFISRKLKNYNFYITGFIPNINDKSSISSNMHLCGFLEDKEFHELIGRSNIIIMPLISGTGNQTKVTEAMHWGKPIITTSAIACEF; encoded by the coding sequence ATGAAATTATTAATCCTTTACCATTCAAATATACTACCACCAAAACCCGGAGCAGATGAACATATATATACCACTGCAAAACTGCTATCAGGAACATATAATGTGACAGTTTTAACATGGGGATCAGGGATATCAAAAAGATTAGAAGACACGAACTTAAAAATAATTCATATGGGAAGTGATTCTGAGGCTGTAGCAACGGTCAAGTATGGAAAAATCCCTGGTTTTATAATGGATATATTATCTTACACAGGAATTCGGTATATCCCATTCTTACGTAAGGCCAGAGGCCCGAGTATAAAACAATTTAAGAGGTTAAATTTAGGATTTTTTGACATAGCAATAAGAATTTCCTACAACAATAATAGAATTCTGAAATACTTGGAAAAGTTTCAGGGAACAAAAATAATAGAATTCGCACTGGTTAGTGGATTACCACACTACCTGAATAATAAAAATAAGTGGCTTGTGTATACAAATAATTCATCGGCTTTATCCAGTGAGATCTTAGATATTGTACATAAAATTATGAGTAGGATGGTGTTCTGGTTCTACGTTTCTTCTCTATCATCGCATAATGTTATAGCCGTAAGCGAATATGACAAGTTAGTCCTGGAAAAAATTAAAAATTTCAAGGTTGAATACATTCCACCACTGCACAACTTTGGGGATCGTTTAGATATTCATTCAGATCAGAATTCCATTCTATTCTTTTCAGGCAATGATTTATCTGCAAGAATAGCAACAGAGTATATACTTTTTATATCTAGAAAACTAAAAAATTATAATTTTTATATCACAGGCTTTATACCCAATATAAATGATAAAAGTAGTATATCTTCCAATATGCATCTATGTGGTTTTTTGGAAGATAAAGAATTTCATGAATTAATAGGCAGAAGCAATATTATTATAATGCCACTTATTTCAGGAACTGGAAACCAAACTAAGGTGACAGAGGCAATGCACTGGGGTAAGCCAATAATAACAACTTCTGCTATAGCCTGTGAATTCTAG
- a CDS encoding glycosyltransferase, with translation MKAAIIGSSNLGKNGLAEKNIKQIAETLEQLGYDVTIFTPAYPMGDNIKLKGSGYTINTNAFNFDLFAKKSVLGLSNGISVGLIGLFSFDLIYRKFIDYDLYYFANPDVMFSKMTRYFYLHNKKPIIILGNHGTYFEYLSRRGIEKPFVKLFNIIIFKHINRLDVRVQVQNDYQYNFYTKLGIPENMIFNMPQYNLNNQIYNTGKNSGFTVVCYDNISSYRWHSLIKKMIKSFKSVNFWFIESRKRRNAFLKSISKYSNVNVFTDSDEKSRCELLTKPDIMINLSNYEPLSSAYFEAPLSGLPLLSTNFYSSSTLSQDLDNNIILVKKPNIVKLTEFVNYYRKIKESNPEYYAEMKAYIHSKSLDFIEKNNSQMGLKKILNTLPPSDKKISIVTASLNEAGNIKEWLDQVHRTIELNKIKNIDEIVIVDDGSTDGTQEIVEQYKESNHKININLIKRTKKMGTLDAQIAGAKSAINPYILIMDCDLQHPVEYIKDFVDKFNQGYSIIIGSRYIIGSKIQWDSKREVISRIATIIAHSMFPFTRKINDPLSGYFLCERKMLTDLKSYKYFYKALLYILIFNSKNRKIREIPVEMRDRKSGESKVVSNYSKTVILYSREILIYYRDSNRNKFPFNGL, from the coding sequence ATGAAAGCAGCTATTATAGGCTCATCTAACTTGGGTAAAAATGGATTGGCGGAAAAGAATATAAAACAAATTGCTGAAACTCTTGAACAACTTGGGTATGATGTCACAATTTTTACACCAGCATATCCCATGGGCGATAATATTAAACTTAAGGGATCAGGATATACAATAAACACAAACGCCTTCAATTTTGATTTATTTGCAAAAAAATCTGTATTAGGTCTCAGTAATGGAATATCAGTAGGCCTTATCGGTTTGTTTTCATTCGACCTTATTTATAGAAAGTTTATAGACTATGATCTGTACTATTTCGCAAATCCTGACGTTATGTTTTCAAAAATGACCCGGTATTTCTACTTACATAATAAAAAACCTATAATTATTCTGGGAAATCATGGAACATACTTTGAGTATTTAAGCAGGAGGGGGATAGAAAAACCCTTTGTTAAATTATTTAACATAATTATATTTAAGCATATAAACAGACTGGACGTCAGGGTTCAGGTGCAGAACGATTATCAGTACAATTTCTATACAAAACTGGGTATCCCAGAAAATATGATATTCAATATGCCTCAATATAATCTGAATAATCAAATATACAATACTGGAAAAAATTCGGGATTTACTGTGGTCTGTTACGATAATATTTCATCCTATAGATGGCATAGCCTGATTAAAAAAATGATAAAATCTTTTAAATCTGTAAATTTCTGGTTTATTGAGAGTAGAAAAAGGAGAAATGCCTTTTTAAAATCCATATCTAAATACAGCAATGTTAATGTGTTTACAGATTCTGATGAAAAGTCTAGGTGTGAACTTTTAACAAAGCCTGATATAATGATAAATCTTTCAAATTATGAACCACTTAGCAGCGCATATTTTGAGGCACCGCTCTCCGGTCTTCCTCTCCTATCAACTAACTTCTATTCAAGTTCAACTCTCTCACAGGATTTAGACAATAATATCATTCTTGTTAAAAAACCAAATATAGTCAAATTAACCGAATTTGTAAATTATTATAGAAAAATAAAAGAATCAAATCCCGAATATTATGCAGAAATGAAGGCATATATACACTCCAAAAGCCTTGATTTCATTGAAAAGAACAATAGCCAGATGGGATTAAAGAAAATATTAAATACGCTGCCGCCTTCAGATAAGAAGATAAGTATTGTAACTGCTTCACTGAATGAAGCAGGAAACATAAAGGAATGGCTGGATCAGGTGCACCGTACCATTGAATTAAATAAAATTAAAAATATAGACGAGATAGTTATAGTGGATGATGGTAGTACAGACGGCACCCAGGAAATAGTGGAACAATATAAGGAATCAAATCATAAGATTAATATAAATCTTATAAAAAGAACCAAGAAAATGGGTACGCTGGATGCACAGATAGCAGGTGCCAAAAGCGCAATAAATCCATATATTCTTATTATGGATTGTGACCTTCAGCATCCAGTTGAATATATAAAAGATTTCGTTGATAAATTTAATCAGGGATATTCAATTATAATCGGTTCAAGGTATATAATAGGTTCAAAGATTCAATGGGATTCTAAAAGAGAGGTAATTAGTAGAATAGCCACAATAATCGCGCATTCAATGTTTCCCTTCACAAGAAAAATTAACGATCCATTATCTGGATACTTTCTCTGCGAAAGAAAAATGTTAACTGATTTAAAATCATACAAATATTTCTATAAGGCATTGCTCTACATTTTAATATTCAACAGCAAAAATAGAAAAATCAGAGAAATACCTGTTGAAATGAGGGATAGAAAGTCAGGCGAATCAAAAGTTGTAAGTAATTATTCAAAAACTGTTATCTTGTATTCAAGGGAGATTTTAATATATTACAGGGATTCCAATAGGAACAAATTCCCATTTAATGGATTATAA
- a CDS encoding glycosyltransferase family 1 protein — protein MKFHNEDAALYQYILWKSKITPPDGIAVINEPRNIPSSVFIQKAITVTDLYFGHNWHQFRKIKTGDFTILSNPALLKLTKYIHNCGVIAHDLYYLYNNNDSKLFNIYFRKQYKMFNQPDFILSNSEFTRNDMIERLNIVPDKITTVYPYINGKIFYPGESTFRNTLGVDNKKLILNVAGEKPNKNIETVIRLMSKLPDNYVLIRVGRSTSSMKLIHDLHLEKRVIFKENIKEAELADIYRGSDMFVFPSLLEGFGLPIVEAMSSGVPVLGSNSGSLPEVIGNSGIVSDPYDIDFMADRIQSIVEDYKEYDKYRQLGIERGKLFNMETQYKQIMSALNK, from the coding sequence ATGAAATTTCATAACGAAGATGCAGCCTTATACCAGTATATATTATGGAAATCAAAGATTACGCCCCCGGATGGTATAGCTGTAATTAATGAGCCAAGAAATATTCCAAGCTCTGTATTCATTCAAAAAGCTATAACAGTCACAGACCTTTATTTTGGTCATAACTGGCATCAATTTAGAAAAATAAAAACTGGAGATTTTACAATTCTATCAAATCCAGCCCTTCTTAAATTAACAAAATACATCCATAACTGCGGGGTAATCGCTCACGACCTTTATTATCTATATAACAACAACGATTCAAAGCTTTTTAATATTTATTTCAGAAAACAGTATAAAATGTTCAACCAACCTGATTTTATTCTTTCAAACTCTGAATTCACCAGGAATGATATGATTGAAAGATTAAACATTGTTCCTGATAAAATAACAACTGTTTATCCTTATATTAACGGCAAAATATTTTACCCTGGAGAGAGTACTTTCAGGAATACACTCGGAGTTGATAATAAAAAATTAATACTGAATGTGGCAGGTGAAAAGCCCAATAAGAATATTGAAACTGTTATAAGATTGATGTCAAAGCTTCCAGACAATTATGTTCTGATAAGGGTGGGCAGGAGCACTTCATCAATGAAGTTAATACATGATTTACATTTGGAAAAACGGGTTATATTTAAAGAAAACATAAAAGAGGCAGAACTTGCAGATATTTATAGAGGTTCTGATATGTTTGTTTTTCCCTCATTATTGGAAGGCTTTGGGCTTCCCATTGTAGAGGCCATGTCCTCTGGTGTGCCTGTGCTTGGCTCAAACAGCGGCTCATTACCGGAGGTTATCGGAAATTCAGGCATTGTTTCTGATCCATATGACATTGACTTCATGGCGGACCGCATACAATCCATAGTCGAGGACTATAAGGAATATGATAAATACAGGCAACTGGGCATAGAGAGGGGTAAATTATTTAATATGGAAACTCAATATAAGCAGATTATGTCGGCGCTGAATAAATGA
- a CDS encoding glycosyltransferase family 1 protein has product MITYITVDSTVTGVGKYAYDVYNLLKPESEIIQIIFNKKFMDKYYSTPVMGTKYTALNYFMSKTIYRDIIKDVNSRDNIIHITSQTMKPIFKAKNMVVTIHDVIAMQKNIASNSIMEKIKNIYLRQYLHEYIKYENIITISNYVKSMILENFNINKNNITVISPYVSNNFNHIMDKHMLRKKHGLPENKKLILSVSSNQPRKNLGMVKKVMEGLGTDYKLVRIGSQVGDSITFHNVSQETVNEIYNACDILYFPTLMEGFGYPVVEAFKTGLPVVSSDIEVIREVASDAAILVNPNDLDQNIKAVKNALDNKENLIKKGYSVSDRYSPEVIRNKLIRYYNGIMEDAVRDKTN; this is encoded by the coding sequence ATGATCACTTACATTACAGTCGATTCCACCGTTACAGGTGTTGGCAAATACGCTTACGATGTATACAACCTATTAAAACCGGAAAGTGAAATTATACAGATAATTTTTAATAAAAAATTCATGGATAAATATTACAGTACACCTGTAATGGGAACAAAATATACGGCTCTGAATTATTTTATGTCTAAAACAATCTATAGAGATATAATAAAAGATGTGAATTCCAGGGACAATATAATACATATTACATCACAGACAATGAAGCCCATATTCAAAGCAAAAAATATGGTTGTTACCATTCATGATGTCATAGCCATGCAGAAAAATATCGCATCTAACTCAATAATGGAGAAAATAAAGAATATTTATCTGAGGCAATATCTTCATGAGTACATTAAATACGAAAACATTATAACAATATCCAATTATGTAAAATCGATGATTCTTGAAAATTTTAATATTAATAAGAATAATATTACTGTAATTTCCCCATATGTTTCCAATAACTTTAATCATATTATGGATAAACATATGTTGAGGAAAAAACATGGATTGCCTGAAAATAAAAAACTGATACTTTCTGTTTCCTCAAATCAACCACGAAAAAACCTAGGAATGGTAAAAAAGGTAATGGAAGGGCTGGGAACTGATTATAAACTTGTAAGGATAGGGTCTCAGGTAGGTGATTCCATAACATTTCACAATGTTTCACAGGAGACGGTAAACGAGATATATAATGCCTGTGATATACTTTATTTTCCAACTCTTATGGAGGGATTTGGGTATCCTGTTGTTGAGGCTTTTAAAACCGGACTGCCTGTTGTATCATCTGATATAGAAGTAATAAGGGAAGTAGCATCAGATGCGGCCATACTGGTAAACCCGAATGATTTAGACCAGAATATCAAAGCAGTAAAGAATGCACTGGATAATAAGGAAAATTTAATAAAAAAGGGATATTCAGTATCAGATAGATATAGTCCTGAAGTTATTAGAAATAAACTTATAAGATATTATAACGGTATAATGGAAGATGCTGTTAGAGATAAAACTAATTAA